The following proteins are encoded in a genomic region of Ailuropoda melanoleuca isolate Jingjing chromosome 10, ASM200744v2, whole genome shotgun sequence:
- the RHBDL1 gene encoding rhomboid-related protein 1 isoform X2, producing MDRSSLLQLIQEQLDPEHTGFIGADTFTGLVHSHELPLDPAKLDMLVALAQSNERGQVCYQELVDLISSKRSSSFKRAIANGQRALPRDGLLDEPGLGVYKRFVRYVAYEILPREVDRHWYFYRHRSCPPPVFMASVTLAQIIVFLCYGARLNKWVLQTYHPEYMKSPLVYHPGHRARAWRFLTYMFMHVGLEQLGFNALLQLMIGVPLEMVHGLLRISLLYLAGVLAGSLTVSITDMRAPVVGGSGGVYALCSAHLANVVMNWAGMRCPYKLLRMVLALVCTMRNACGTSVAGGWCCLPMALSCSLPSSGTSSPTTCWAPTSLHHPDGLSRAIWARAQVYAGWAPGEPACPPSVNVHLKTASPPWGQVAPVTH from the exons ATGGACAGGAGCTCGCTGCTGCAGCTTATCCAGGAGCAG ctggACCCTGAGCACACAGGTTTCATCGGTGCGGACACCTTCACCGGCCTGGTGCACAGCCATGAGCTGCCCCTGGACCCGGCCAAGTTGGACATGCTGGTGGCCTTGGCCCAGAGCAACGAGCGGGGCCAGGTCTGCTACCAGGAGCTGGTGGACCTG ATCAGCAGCAAACGCTCAAGCAGCTTTAAGCGGGCCATCGCCAACGGACAGAGGGCACTGCCCCGGGACGGGCTGCTGGACGAGCCAGGCCTGGGTGTCTACAAGCGGTTTGTGCGCTATGTTGCCTACGAGATCCTGCCCCGAGAGGTAGACCGCCACTGGTACTTTTACCGGCACCGCAGCTGTCCACCCCCCGTGTTTATGGCCTCAGTCACTCTCGCCCAG ATCATCGTGTTCCTGTGCTACGGGGCTCGACTCAACAAGTGGGTGCTGCAGACCTACCACCCTGAATACATGAAGAGCCCCCTCGTGTACCACCCTGGCCACCGTGCTCGAGCCTGGCGCTTCCTCACCTATATGTTCATGCACGTTGG CCTGGAGCAACTAGGGTTCAATGCGCTCCTGCAGCTGATGATTGGGGTGCCCTTGGAGATGGTGCATGGTCTGCTCCGCATCAGCCTGCTGTACCTGGCCGGTGTGCTGGCAG GCTCCCTGACTGTCTCCATTACCGACATGCGGGCCCCTGTGGTGGGGGGCTCTGGTGGGGTCTACGCCCTGTGCTCGGCACACCTGGCCAACGTCGTCATG AACTGGGCTGGGATGAGGTGTCCCTACAAGCTGCTGAGGATGGTGCTGGCCTTGGTGTGCA CTATGAGGAACGCCTGCGGGACCAGTGTGGCTGGTGGGTGGTGCTGCTTGCCTATGGCACTTTCCTGCTCTTTGCCATCTTCTGGAACGTCTTCGCCTACGACCTGCTGGGCGCCCACATCCCTCCACCACCCTGATGGCCTCTCCAGGGCCATATGGGCCAGGGCACAGGTGTATGCGGGCTGGGCACCAGGCGAGCCTGCATGTCCGCCCTCTGTGAATGTACATCTCAAGACTGCTTCTCCTCCGTGGGGACAGGTGGCCCCTGTAACCCACTGA
- the RHBDL1 gene encoding rhomboid-related protein 1 isoform X8 has product MDRSSLLQLIQEQQLDPEHTGFIGADTFTGLVHSHELPLDPAKLDMLVALAQSNERGQVCYQELVDLISSKRSSSFKRAIANGQRALPRDGLLDEPGLGVYKRFVRYVAYEILPREVDRHWYFYRHRSCPPPVFMASVTLAQIIVFLCYGARLNKWVLQTYHPEYMKSPLVYHPGHRARAWRFLTYMFMHVGLEQLGFNALLQLMIGVPLEMVHGLLRISLLYLAGVLAGEAGTCPLAILLNWAGMRCPYKLLRMVLALVCSAVVGVSMGLTILRSYEERLRDQCGWWVVLLAYGTFLLFAIFWNVFAYDLLGAHIPPPP; this is encoded by the exons ATGGACAGGAGCTCGCTGCTGCAGCTTATCCAGGAGCAG cagctggACCCTGAGCACACAGGTTTCATCGGTGCGGACACCTTCACCGGCCTGGTGCACAGCCATGAGCTGCCCCTGGACCCGGCCAAGTTGGACATGCTGGTGGCCTTGGCCCAGAGCAACGAGCGGGGCCAGGTCTGCTACCAGGAGCTGGTGGACCTG ATCAGCAGCAAACGCTCAAGCAGCTTTAAGCGGGCCATCGCCAACGGACAGAGGGCACTGCCCCGGGACGGGCTGCTGGACGAGCCAGGCCTGGGTGTCTACAAGCGGTTTGTGCGCTATGTTGCCTACGAGATCCTGCCCCGAGAGGTAGACCGCCACTGGTACTTTTACCGGCACCGCAGCTGTCCACCCCCCGTGTTTATGGCCTCAGTCACTCTCGCCCAG ATCATCGTGTTCCTGTGCTACGGGGCTCGACTCAACAAGTGGGTGCTGCAGACCTACCACCCTGAATACATGAAGAGCCCCCTCGTGTACCACCCTGGCCACCGTGCTCGAGCCTGGCGCTTCCTCACCTATATGTTCATGCACGTTGG CCTGGAGCAACTAGGGTTCAATGCGCTCCTGCAGCTGATGATTGGGGTGCCCTTGGAGATGGTGCATGGTCTGCTCCGCATCAGCCTGCTGTACCTGGCCGGTGTGCTGGCAGGTGAGGCAGGCACGTGCCCCCTGGCCATCTTACTG AACTGGGCTGGGATGAGGTGTCCCTACAAGCTGCTGAGGATGGTGCTGGCCTTGGTGTGCA GTGCAGTGGTAGGGGTCAGCATGGGTCTGACCATCCTACGCAGCTATGAGGAACGCCTGCGGGACCAGTGTGGCTGGTGGGTGGTGCTGCTTGCCTATGGCACTTTCCTGCTCTTTGCCATCTTCTGGAACGTCTTCGCCTACGACCTGCTGGGCGCCCACATCCCTCCACCACCCTGA
- the RHBDL1 gene encoding rhomboid-related protein 1 isoform X7: MDRSSLLQLIQEQQLDPEHTGFIGADTFTGLVHSHELPLDPAKLDMLVALAQSNERGQVCYQELVDLISSKRSSSFKRAIANGQRALPRDGLLDEPGLGVYKRFVRYVAYEILPREVDRHWYFYRHRSCPPPVFMASVTLAQIIVFLCYGARLNKWVLQTYHPEYMKSPLVYHPGHRARAWRFLTYMFMHVGLEQLGFNALLQLMIGVPLEMVHGLLRISLLYLAGVLAGSLTVSITDMRAPVVGGSGGVYALCSAHLANVVMNWAGMRCPYKLLRMVLALVCSAVVGVSMGLTILRSYEERLRDQCGWWVVLLAYGTFLLFAIFWNVFAYDLLGAHIPPPP; encoded by the exons ATGGACAGGAGCTCGCTGCTGCAGCTTATCCAGGAGCAG cagctggACCCTGAGCACACAGGTTTCATCGGTGCGGACACCTTCACCGGCCTGGTGCACAGCCATGAGCTGCCCCTGGACCCGGCCAAGTTGGACATGCTGGTGGCCTTGGCCCAGAGCAACGAGCGGGGCCAGGTCTGCTACCAGGAGCTGGTGGACCTG ATCAGCAGCAAACGCTCAAGCAGCTTTAAGCGGGCCATCGCCAACGGACAGAGGGCACTGCCCCGGGACGGGCTGCTGGACGAGCCAGGCCTGGGTGTCTACAAGCGGTTTGTGCGCTATGTTGCCTACGAGATCCTGCCCCGAGAGGTAGACCGCCACTGGTACTTTTACCGGCACCGCAGCTGTCCACCCCCCGTGTTTATGGCCTCAGTCACTCTCGCCCAG ATCATCGTGTTCCTGTGCTACGGGGCTCGACTCAACAAGTGGGTGCTGCAGACCTACCACCCTGAATACATGAAGAGCCCCCTCGTGTACCACCCTGGCCACCGTGCTCGAGCCTGGCGCTTCCTCACCTATATGTTCATGCACGTTGG CCTGGAGCAACTAGGGTTCAATGCGCTCCTGCAGCTGATGATTGGGGTGCCCTTGGAGATGGTGCATGGTCTGCTCCGCATCAGCCTGCTGTACCTGGCCGGTGTGCTGGCAG GCTCCCTGACTGTCTCCATTACCGACATGCGGGCCCCTGTGGTGGGGGGCTCTGGTGGGGTCTACGCCCTGTGCTCGGCACACCTGGCCAACGTCGTCATG AACTGGGCTGGGATGAGGTGTCCCTACAAGCTGCTGAGGATGGTGCTGGCCTTGGTGTGCA GTGCAGTGGTAGGGGTCAGCATGGGTCTGACCATCCTACGCAGCTATGAGGAACGCCTGCGGGACCAGTGTGGCTGGTGGGTGGTGCTGCTTGCCTATGGCACTTTCCTGCTCTTTGCCATCTTCTGGAACGTCTTCGCCTACGACCTGCTGGGCGCCCACATCCCTCCACCACCCTGA
- the RHBDL1 gene encoding rhomboid-related protein 1 isoform X3, with the protein MDRSSLLQLIQEQQLDPEHTGFIGADTFTGLVHSHELPLDPAKLDMLVALAQSNERGQVCYQELVDLISSKRSSSFKRAIANGQRALPRDGLLDEPGLGVYKRFVRYVAYEILPREVDRHWYFYRHRSCPPPVFMASVTLAQIIVFLCYGARLNKWVLQTYHPEYMKSPLVYHPGHRARAWRFLTYMFMHVGLEQLGFNALLQLMIGVPLEMVHGLLRISLLYLAGVLAGSLTVSITDMRAPVVGGSGGVYALCSAHLANVVMNWAGMRCPYKLLRMVLALVCMSSEVGRAVWLRFSPPLPASGPQPSFMAHLAGAVVGVSMGLTILRSYEERLRDQCGWWVVLLAYGTFLLFAIFWNVFAYDLLGAHIPPPP; encoded by the exons ATGGACAGGAGCTCGCTGCTGCAGCTTATCCAGGAGCAG cagctggACCCTGAGCACACAGGTTTCATCGGTGCGGACACCTTCACCGGCCTGGTGCACAGCCATGAGCTGCCCCTGGACCCGGCCAAGTTGGACATGCTGGTGGCCTTGGCCCAGAGCAACGAGCGGGGCCAGGTCTGCTACCAGGAGCTGGTGGACCTG ATCAGCAGCAAACGCTCAAGCAGCTTTAAGCGGGCCATCGCCAACGGACAGAGGGCACTGCCCCGGGACGGGCTGCTGGACGAGCCAGGCCTGGGTGTCTACAAGCGGTTTGTGCGCTATGTTGCCTACGAGATCCTGCCCCGAGAGGTAGACCGCCACTGGTACTTTTACCGGCACCGCAGCTGTCCACCCCCCGTGTTTATGGCCTCAGTCACTCTCGCCCAG ATCATCGTGTTCCTGTGCTACGGGGCTCGACTCAACAAGTGGGTGCTGCAGACCTACCACCCTGAATACATGAAGAGCCCCCTCGTGTACCACCCTGGCCACCGTGCTCGAGCCTGGCGCTTCCTCACCTATATGTTCATGCACGTTGG CCTGGAGCAACTAGGGTTCAATGCGCTCCTGCAGCTGATGATTGGGGTGCCCTTGGAGATGGTGCATGGTCTGCTCCGCATCAGCCTGCTGTACCTGGCCGGTGTGCTGGCAG GCTCCCTGACTGTCTCCATTACCGACATGCGGGCCCCTGTGGTGGGGGGCTCTGGTGGGGTCTACGCCCTGTGCTCGGCACACCTGGCCAACGTCGTCATG AACTGGGCTGGGATGAGGTGTCCCTACAAGCTGCTGAGGATGGTGCTGGCCTTGGTGTGCA TGAGTTCCGAGGTGGGCCGGGCCGTGTGGCTCCGCTTTTCCCCACCACTGCCTGCCTCGGGCCCCCAGCCCAGCTTCATGGCACACCTGGCAGGTGCAGTGGTAGGGGTCAGCATGGGTCTGACCATCCTACGCAGCTATGAGGAACGCCTGCGGGACCAGTGTGGCTGGTGGGTGGTGCTGCTTGCCTATGGCACTTTCCTGCTCTTTGCCATCTTCTGGAACGTCTTCGCCTACGACCTGCTGGGCGCCCACATCCCTCCACCACCCTGA
- the RHBDL1 gene encoding rhomboid-related protein 1 isoform X5: protein MDRSSLLQLIQEQQLDPEHTGFIGADTFTGLVHSHELPLDPAKLDMLVALAQSNERGQVCYQELVDLISSKRSSSFKRAIANGQRALPRDGLLDEPGLGVYKRFVRYVAYEILPREVDRHWYFYRHRSCPPPVFMASVTLAQIIVFLCYGARLNKWVLQTYHPEYMKSPLVYHPGHRARAWRFLTYMFMHVGLEQLGFNALLQLMIGVPLEMVHGLLRISLLYLAGVLAGEAGTCPLAILLNWAGMRCPYKLLRMVLALVCTMRNACGTSVAGGWCCLPMALSCSLPSSGTSSPTTCWAPTSLHHPDGLSRAIWARAQVYAGWAPGEPACPPSVNVHLKTASPPWGQVAPVTH, encoded by the exons ATGGACAGGAGCTCGCTGCTGCAGCTTATCCAGGAGCAG cagctggACCCTGAGCACACAGGTTTCATCGGTGCGGACACCTTCACCGGCCTGGTGCACAGCCATGAGCTGCCCCTGGACCCGGCCAAGTTGGACATGCTGGTGGCCTTGGCCCAGAGCAACGAGCGGGGCCAGGTCTGCTACCAGGAGCTGGTGGACCTG ATCAGCAGCAAACGCTCAAGCAGCTTTAAGCGGGCCATCGCCAACGGACAGAGGGCACTGCCCCGGGACGGGCTGCTGGACGAGCCAGGCCTGGGTGTCTACAAGCGGTTTGTGCGCTATGTTGCCTACGAGATCCTGCCCCGAGAGGTAGACCGCCACTGGTACTTTTACCGGCACCGCAGCTGTCCACCCCCCGTGTTTATGGCCTCAGTCACTCTCGCCCAG ATCATCGTGTTCCTGTGCTACGGGGCTCGACTCAACAAGTGGGTGCTGCAGACCTACCACCCTGAATACATGAAGAGCCCCCTCGTGTACCACCCTGGCCACCGTGCTCGAGCCTGGCGCTTCCTCACCTATATGTTCATGCACGTTGG CCTGGAGCAACTAGGGTTCAATGCGCTCCTGCAGCTGATGATTGGGGTGCCCTTGGAGATGGTGCATGGTCTGCTCCGCATCAGCCTGCTGTACCTGGCCGGTGTGCTGGCAGGTGAGGCAGGCACGTGCCCCCTGGCCATCTTACTG AACTGGGCTGGGATGAGGTGTCCCTACAAGCTGCTGAGGATGGTGCTGGCCTTGGTGTGCA CTATGAGGAACGCCTGCGGGACCAGTGTGGCTGGTGGGTGGTGCTGCTTGCCTATGGCACTTTCCTGCTCTTTGCCATCTTCTGGAACGTCTTCGCCTACGACCTGCTGGGCGCCCACATCCCTCCACCACCCTGATGGCCTCTCCAGGGCCATATGGGCCAGGGCACAGGTGTATGCGGGCTGGGCACCAGGCGAGCCTGCATGTCCGCCCTCTGTGAATGTACATCTCAAGACTGCTTCTCCTCCGTGGGGACAGGTGGCCCCTGTAACCCACTGA
- the RHBDL1 gene encoding rhomboid-related protein 1 isoform X1, protein MDRSSLLQLIQEQQLDPEHTGFIGADTFTGLVHSHELPLDPAKLDMLVALAQSNERGQVCYQELVDLISSKRSSSFKRAIANGQRALPRDGLLDEPGLGVYKRFVRYVAYEILPREVDRHWYFYRHRSCPPPVFMASVTLAQIIVFLCYGARLNKWVLQTYHPEYMKSPLVYHPGHRARAWRFLTYMFMHVGLEQLGFNALLQLMIGVPLEMVHGLLRISLLYLAGVLAGSLTVSITDMRAPVVGGSGGVYALCSAHLANVVMNWAGMRCPYKLLRMVLALVCTMRNACGTSVAGGWCCLPMALSCSLPSSGTSSPTTCWAPTSLHHPDGLSRAIWARAQVYAGWAPGEPACPPSVNVHLKTASPPWGQVAPVTH, encoded by the exons ATGGACAGGAGCTCGCTGCTGCAGCTTATCCAGGAGCAG cagctggACCCTGAGCACACAGGTTTCATCGGTGCGGACACCTTCACCGGCCTGGTGCACAGCCATGAGCTGCCCCTGGACCCGGCCAAGTTGGACATGCTGGTGGCCTTGGCCCAGAGCAACGAGCGGGGCCAGGTCTGCTACCAGGAGCTGGTGGACCTG ATCAGCAGCAAACGCTCAAGCAGCTTTAAGCGGGCCATCGCCAACGGACAGAGGGCACTGCCCCGGGACGGGCTGCTGGACGAGCCAGGCCTGGGTGTCTACAAGCGGTTTGTGCGCTATGTTGCCTACGAGATCCTGCCCCGAGAGGTAGACCGCCACTGGTACTTTTACCGGCACCGCAGCTGTCCACCCCCCGTGTTTATGGCCTCAGTCACTCTCGCCCAG ATCATCGTGTTCCTGTGCTACGGGGCTCGACTCAACAAGTGGGTGCTGCAGACCTACCACCCTGAATACATGAAGAGCCCCCTCGTGTACCACCCTGGCCACCGTGCTCGAGCCTGGCGCTTCCTCACCTATATGTTCATGCACGTTGG CCTGGAGCAACTAGGGTTCAATGCGCTCCTGCAGCTGATGATTGGGGTGCCCTTGGAGATGGTGCATGGTCTGCTCCGCATCAGCCTGCTGTACCTGGCCGGTGTGCTGGCAG GCTCCCTGACTGTCTCCATTACCGACATGCGGGCCCCTGTGGTGGGGGGCTCTGGTGGGGTCTACGCCCTGTGCTCGGCACACCTGGCCAACGTCGTCATG AACTGGGCTGGGATGAGGTGTCCCTACAAGCTGCTGAGGATGGTGCTGGCCTTGGTGTGCA CTATGAGGAACGCCTGCGGGACCAGTGTGGCTGGTGGGTGGTGCTGCTTGCCTATGGCACTTTCCTGCTCTTTGCCATCTTCTGGAACGTCTTCGCCTACGACCTGCTGGGCGCCCACATCCCTCCACCACCCTGATGGCCTCTCCAGGGCCATATGGGCCAGGGCACAGGTGTATGCGGGCTGGGCACCAGGCGAGCCTGCATGTCCGCCCTCTGTGAATGTACATCTCAAGACTGCTTCTCCTCCGTGGGGACAGGTGGCCCCTGTAACCCACTGA
- the RHBDL1 gene encoding rhomboid-related protein 1 isoform X6, with the protein MDRSSLLQLIQEQQLDPEHTGFIGADTFTGLVHSHELPLDPAKLDMLVALAQSNERGQVCYQELVDLISSKRSSSFKRAIANGQRALPRDGLLDEPGLGVYKRFVRYVAYEILPREVDRHWYFYRHRSCPPPVFMASVTLAQIIVFLCYGARLNKWVLQTYHPEYMKSPLVYHPGHRARAWRFLTYMFMHVGLEQLGFNALLQLMIGVPLEMVHGLLRISLLYLAGVLAGEAGTCPLAILLNWAGMRCPYKLLRMVLALVCMSSEVGRAVWLRFSPPLPASGPQPSFMAHLAGAVVGVSMGLTILRSYEERLRDQCGWWVVLLAYGTFLLFAIFWNVFAYDLLGAHIPPPP; encoded by the exons ATGGACAGGAGCTCGCTGCTGCAGCTTATCCAGGAGCAG cagctggACCCTGAGCACACAGGTTTCATCGGTGCGGACACCTTCACCGGCCTGGTGCACAGCCATGAGCTGCCCCTGGACCCGGCCAAGTTGGACATGCTGGTGGCCTTGGCCCAGAGCAACGAGCGGGGCCAGGTCTGCTACCAGGAGCTGGTGGACCTG ATCAGCAGCAAACGCTCAAGCAGCTTTAAGCGGGCCATCGCCAACGGACAGAGGGCACTGCCCCGGGACGGGCTGCTGGACGAGCCAGGCCTGGGTGTCTACAAGCGGTTTGTGCGCTATGTTGCCTACGAGATCCTGCCCCGAGAGGTAGACCGCCACTGGTACTTTTACCGGCACCGCAGCTGTCCACCCCCCGTGTTTATGGCCTCAGTCACTCTCGCCCAG ATCATCGTGTTCCTGTGCTACGGGGCTCGACTCAACAAGTGGGTGCTGCAGACCTACCACCCTGAATACATGAAGAGCCCCCTCGTGTACCACCCTGGCCACCGTGCTCGAGCCTGGCGCTTCCTCACCTATATGTTCATGCACGTTGG CCTGGAGCAACTAGGGTTCAATGCGCTCCTGCAGCTGATGATTGGGGTGCCCTTGGAGATGGTGCATGGTCTGCTCCGCATCAGCCTGCTGTACCTGGCCGGTGTGCTGGCAGGTGAGGCAGGCACGTGCCCCCTGGCCATCTTACTG AACTGGGCTGGGATGAGGTGTCCCTACAAGCTGCTGAGGATGGTGCTGGCCTTGGTGTGCA TGAGTTCCGAGGTGGGCCGGGCCGTGTGGCTCCGCTTTTCCCCACCACTGCCTGCCTCGGGCCCCCAGCCCAGCTTCATGGCACACCTGGCAGGTGCAGTGGTAGGGGTCAGCATGGGTCTGACCATCCTACGCAGCTATGAGGAACGCCTGCGGGACCAGTGTGGCTGGTGGGTGGTGCTGCTTGCCTATGGCACTTTCCTGCTCTTTGCCATCTTCTGGAACGTCTTCGCCTACGACCTGCTGGGCGCCCACATCCCTCCACCACCCTGA
- the RHBDL1 gene encoding rhomboid-related protein 1 isoform X4, with product MDRSSLLQLIQEQLDPEHTGFIGADTFTGLVHSHELPLDPAKLDMLVALAQSNERGQVCYQELVDLISSKRSSSFKRAIANGQRALPRDGLLDEPGLGVYKRFVRYVAYEILPREVDRHWYFYRHRSCPPPVFMASVTLAQIIVFLCYGARLNKWVLQTYHPEYMKSPLVYHPGHRARAWRFLTYMFMHVGLEQLGFNALLQLMIGVPLEMVHGLLRISLLYLAGVLAGSLTVSITDMRAPVVGGSGGVYALCSAHLANVVMNWAGMRCPYKLLRMVLALVCMSSEVGRAVWLRFSPPLPASGPQPSFMAHLAGAVVGVSMGLTILRSYEERLRDQCGWWVVLLAYGTFLLFAIFWNVFAYDLLGAHIPPPP from the exons ATGGACAGGAGCTCGCTGCTGCAGCTTATCCAGGAGCAG ctggACCCTGAGCACACAGGTTTCATCGGTGCGGACACCTTCACCGGCCTGGTGCACAGCCATGAGCTGCCCCTGGACCCGGCCAAGTTGGACATGCTGGTGGCCTTGGCCCAGAGCAACGAGCGGGGCCAGGTCTGCTACCAGGAGCTGGTGGACCTG ATCAGCAGCAAACGCTCAAGCAGCTTTAAGCGGGCCATCGCCAACGGACAGAGGGCACTGCCCCGGGACGGGCTGCTGGACGAGCCAGGCCTGGGTGTCTACAAGCGGTTTGTGCGCTATGTTGCCTACGAGATCCTGCCCCGAGAGGTAGACCGCCACTGGTACTTTTACCGGCACCGCAGCTGTCCACCCCCCGTGTTTATGGCCTCAGTCACTCTCGCCCAG ATCATCGTGTTCCTGTGCTACGGGGCTCGACTCAACAAGTGGGTGCTGCAGACCTACCACCCTGAATACATGAAGAGCCCCCTCGTGTACCACCCTGGCCACCGTGCTCGAGCCTGGCGCTTCCTCACCTATATGTTCATGCACGTTGG CCTGGAGCAACTAGGGTTCAATGCGCTCCTGCAGCTGATGATTGGGGTGCCCTTGGAGATGGTGCATGGTCTGCTCCGCATCAGCCTGCTGTACCTGGCCGGTGTGCTGGCAG GCTCCCTGACTGTCTCCATTACCGACATGCGGGCCCCTGTGGTGGGGGGCTCTGGTGGGGTCTACGCCCTGTGCTCGGCACACCTGGCCAACGTCGTCATG AACTGGGCTGGGATGAGGTGTCCCTACAAGCTGCTGAGGATGGTGCTGGCCTTGGTGTGCA TGAGTTCCGAGGTGGGCCGGGCCGTGTGGCTCCGCTTTTCCCCACCACTGCCTGCCTCGGGCCCCCAGCCCAGCTTCATGGCACACCTGGCAGGTGCAGTGGTAGGGGTCAGCATGGGTCTGACCATCCTACGCAGCTATGAGGAACGCCTGCGGGACCAGTGTGGCTGGTGGGTGGTGCTGCTTGCCTATGGCACTTTCCTGCTCTTTGCCATCTTCTGGAACGTCTTCGCCTACGACCTGCTGGGCGCCCACATCCCTCCACCACCCTGA